One stretch of Archocentrus centrarchus isolate MPI-CPG fArcCen1 chromosome 5, fArcCen1, whole genome shotgun sequence DNA includes these proteins:
- the tpra1 gene encoding transmembrane protein adipocyte-associated 1 homolog, translated as MLATVTAVVSFSQYNGSVSPTPLGNTTAFSTWQPDTQNNITKPHKCLQVLYEDIGQSRVRFWDILLLVPNVAFFVFLMWKLPSARAKIRLTSSPIFVTFYLLVFVVAAVGITRAIVSMTVSASSAATIVDKVLWEITRFFLLAIELSVIILGLAFGHLESKSSIKRVLAITAVLALAYSITQGTLEILYPDSHLSAEDFNIYGHGGRHFWLASSTFFFLVYSLIVILPKTPIRERIPLPSKRSFYVYAAILSLLNLVQGLGSALLCAEVIEGLCCVDVTTFLYFSAFAPLIYVTFLKGFFGSEPKILFSYKSQVDEPDETDVHLPPTIAANLARKELTDQGLYYSSTQIDGSGPSSTRMVGAYLDDVASGPYGSSSINSVEADRWRPIIV; from the exons ATGCTAGCCACAGTGACAGCTGTGGTTAGTTTTTCTCAGTACAATGGCAGTGTTTCACCTACGCCGCTGGGAAACACAACAGCATTCTCCACCTGGCAACCTGATACCCAAAACAACATCACAAAGCCTCACAAATGCCTGCAAGTTCTGTATGAGGACATTGGACAATCCAG GGTACGGTTCTGGGACATTTTACTGCTTGTGCCTAATGTGGCCTTCTTTGTATTCCTGATGTGGAAGCTGCCCTCAGCCAGGGCAAAGATCCGTCTCACCTCTAGCCCCATCTTCGTCACCTTTTACCTGCTG gtttttgttgttgcagcagTTGGAATCACCCGGGCTATAGTGTCCATGACTGTCAGTGCATCCAGCGCTGCCACCATTGTAGACAAA GTGCTGTGGGAAATCACTCGTTTCTTCTTGCTGGCTATTGAGCTCAGTGTCATCATCTTGGGACTGGCTTTTG GCCACCTGGAGAGCAAGTCCAGCATAAAGCGCGTGCTGGCTATTACTGCTGTGCTCGCTCTGGCGTACTCCATCACACAG GGTACGTTAGAGATACTGTATCCTGACAGTCATCTGTCAGCTGAGGACTTCAACATCTATGGTCACGGCGGACGACACTTCTGGTTGGCAAGCTCCACCTTCTTCTTTCTG GTGTACTCTTTGATTGTGATCTTGCCTAAAACTCCGATAAGGGAGAGGATACCTCTGCCGT CTAAGAGGAGTTTCTACGTCTATGCTGCCATCCTGTCGTTGCTGAACCTCGTTCAGGGCCTGGGCAGTGCTCTGTTGTGTGCTGAAGTCATCGAGGGACTCTG CTGTGTGGATGTCACAACGTTCCTGTACTTCTCTGCCTTTGCTCCGCTCATTTATGTCACATTCCTCAAAGGCTTCTTTGG TTCAGAGCCCAAGATCCTGTTCTCCTACAAGTCACAGGTAGATGAGCCAGATGAAACTGACGTCCACCTTCCTCCAACCATCGCTGCAAACCTTGCCCGTAAAGAGCTGACCGACCAGGGCCTGTACTATTCCTCCACCCAGATTGATGGCTCTGGTCCGAGCAGTACTCGCATGGTTGGAGCGTACCTGGATGATGTTGCCTCCGGACCCTATGGGTCCAGCAGCATTAACAGCGTTGAAGCTGACCGCTGGAGACCTATCATTGTGTGA
- the trim107 gene encoding nuclear factor 7, ovary, with protein sequence MSESENEEAFSLELTCPICLQLYSEPVSLPCGHIYCFSCLETMGEGLDQHNCPECHSEYQGPNALVKSFKMCNTVEADKAPTGKIILPASPSDVSHVTVKSDHSSVTEESNAKYHQDQATAGEIQEESGDCKAKDGFQIGSGSTEHPFSVDQEKGDARGKMDLDEPKFKLASQVTELNLKLEVAEGVLRKEKELEFEVTTANAQLRDKASSLLGKIKELSQNYIEGVTQMIEEELGPGEAIICSRVSQASELTEQLRQALQRAESLLKEEDGAAFSEELQRLQPQIAGLIATQVEEGEGFVDTKVNLAQTCPKLENMNAELRERLGEIQRSLRNTLNPSEITFDPETAHPNLVLSEDLKTVTFSAVKQNYPSSPKRFTSFFQVLSNQSFSEGDHCWEVELEGAPWIIGVCYSGKLERSGVPSALESSQNSWCLMWFNNLLTAFEKSHSVPLKRTTVSRRLEIKLSFKTHRLSFYNISPTSGKTHVYTFKANLTEPVHLAYRMMSGHPKGRVTIYS encoded by the coding sequence ATGTCTGAGAGTGAGAATGAAGAGGCTTTCTCTTTGGAGCTTACATGTCCCATTTGCCTACAGCTATACTCTGAGCCAGTTTCTCTTCCCTGCGGTCATATCTACTGCTTTTCCTGTCTTGAGACCATGGGAGAAGGACTCGATCAACACAACTGCCCTGAGTGCCATTCTGAGTACCAGGGACCCAATGCCCTTGTGAAAAGCTTCAAAATGTGTAATACTGTAGAAGCCGACAAAGCCCCTACTGGGAAAATCATCCTTCCTGCAAGCCCTTCTGATGTCAGTCATGTAACAGTCAAAAGTGATCATAGCTCTGTCACGGAGGAGTCCAACGCGAAATACCACCAAGACCAAGCAACAGCTGGAGAGATCCAAGAGGAGAGTGGAGACTGCAAAGCAAAGGATGGTTTTCAGATTGGGTCTGGGTCCACAGAGCATCCCTTTTCTGTGGATCAGGAAAAAGGTGATGCCAGAGGCAAAATGGATCTGGATGAACCTAAGTTTAAACTGGCATCTCAAGTCACTGAGCTGAACCTGAAGTTAGAGGTGGCAGAGGGCGTCCTTAGGAAAGAAAAGGAATTGGAGTTCGAGGTAACCACTGCTAATGCCCAGCTGAGAGACAAAGCTTCCAGTCTGTTAGGGAAGATAAAGGAGTTGTCGCAGAACTACATTGAGGGAGTGACACAGATGATTGAAGAAGAGTTAGGTCCAGGTGAGGCCATCATATGCTCTCGGGTCAGTCAGGCCTCTGAGCTGACTGAGCAGCTGAGGCAGGCTTTGCAAAGAGCTGAATCCCTTCTCAAAGAAGAAGATGGGGCAGCATTTAGTGAAGAGCTCCAACGTTTGCAACCACAAATTGCGGGTTTGATTGCAACACAAGTGGAAGAAGGGGAAGGTTTTGTTGACACAAAAGTCAACCTTGCACAGACTTGCCCCAAGCTGGAAAACATGAATGCCGAGCTGAGGGAAAGACTCGGAGAAATTCAGCGCTCTCTTCGAAACACCCTCAACCCTTCTGAGATCACCTTTGATCCAGAAACAGCCCATCCTAACCTTGTTCTCTCAGAGGACTTGAAAACGGTCACTTTCAGTGCCGTCAAACAGAACTACCCATCCTCTCCTAAGAGGTTCACCAGCTTCTTCCAGGTCCTCAGCAACCAAAGCTTCTCTGAAGGTGATCATTGCTGGGAAGTGGAGCTGGAAGGAGCACCTTGGATCATTGGTGTGTGCTACAGTGGGAAACTAGAACGCAGCGGGGTGCCATCTGCtctggaaagcagccaaaactcTTGGTGTCTGATGTGGTTCAACAACCTGCTAACAGCCTTTGAGAAGAGTCACAGTGTGCCTCTGAAGAGGACAACAGTGTCACGCAGACTTGAGATCAAGCTGAGCTTCAAGACCCACAGGCTGAGCTTCTACAACATTAGCCCTACCAGTGGAAAAACTCACGTGTATACATTTAAAGCTAACCTGACTGAACCAGTGCACCTAGCCTACAGGATGATGTCAGGTCACCCAAAAGGCCGTGTCACAATTTATTCATAA